The Zonotrichia leucophrys gambelii isolate GWCS_2022_RI chromosome 20, RI_Zleu_2.0, whole genome shotgun sequence genome contains a region encoding:
- the KIF3B gene encoding kinesin-like protein KIF3B, with product MSKAKNSESVRVVVRCRPMNSKEQTASYEKVVNVDVKLGQVSVKNPRGSSHELPKTFTFDAVYDWNSKQVELYDETFRPLVDSVLQGFNGTIFAYGQTGTGKTYTMEGVRGDPEKRGVIPNSFEHIFTHISRSQNQQYLVRASYLEIYQEEIRDLLSKDQSKRLELKERPDTGVFVKDLTTIVTKSVKEIEHIMNLGNQNRSVGATNMNEHSSRSHAIFQITIECSELGLDGENHIRVGKLNLVDLAGSERQAKTGAQGERLKEATKINLSLSALGNVISALVDGKSTHIPYRDSKLTRLLQDSLGGNAKTVMVANIGPASYNVEETLTTLRYANRAKNIKNKPQVNEDPKEALLREFQEEIARLKAQLEKRSIGKRKRRERRREGGEEEEDTEEGEDEGDDKDDYWREQQEKLEIEKKAIVEDHSLVAEEKMRLLKEKEKKMEDLKREKEATEMLSAKIKTMESKLLVGGKNIVDHTNEQQKILEQKRQEIAEQKRREREIQQQMESQDEETLELKETYSSLQQEVDIKTKKLKKLFSKLQAVKAEIHDLQEEHIKGRQEMEQTQNELTRELKLKHLIIENFIPLEEKNKIMNRAFLDEEEDNWKLHPITRLDNQQMMKRPVSAVGYKRPLSQHARTSMLNHTAARYRAENIVLLELDAPSRTTRNYEGPAIAPKVQAALEAALQDEDEIQVDASTFESSSNKKSKPRPKTGRKSVGSASGSGTPTSQLYPQSRGLVPK from the exons ATGTCCAAGGCAAAGAACTCCGAGTCCGTGCGGGTGGTCGTGCGCTGCCGGCCCATGAACAGCAAGGAGCAAACGGCTTCCTATGAGAAGGTTGTCAATGTGGATGTCAAGTTAGGGCAGGTGTCAGTGAAGAACCCACGGGGATCATCTCATGAACTGCCTAAAACGTTCACCTTTGATGCTGTGTATGACTGGAATTCCAAACAGGTCGAACTCTACGATGAGACCTTCAGACCTCTGGTGGACTCTGTTCTGCAAGGGTTTAATGGGACAATCTTTGCCTATGGGCAGACTGGGACAGGGAAAACATACACGATGGAAGGGGTGCGTGGTGATCCCGAGAAGAGAGGGGTCATCCCCAATTCATTCGAGCACATCTTCACCCACATCTCTAGATCTCAAAATCAGCAATACTTAGTTAGAGCGTCTTATTTGGAAATATACCAAGAAGAAATCAGAGACTTGTTATCAAAGGATCAGTCCAAGCGGCTGGAGTTGAAGGAGAGACCAGACACGGGGGTTTTTGTTAAGGATTTGACCACCATTGTCACAAAAAGCGTCAAAGAGATAGAGCACATCATGAATTTGGGAAACCAGAACCGCTCAGTCGGTGCCACCAACATGAATGAGCACAGCTCTCGGTCTCACGCCATCTTCCAGATCACGATCGAGTGCAGCgagctggggctggatggaGAGAACCACATCCGTGTGGGGAAGCTCAACCTGGTGGACCTGGCGGGCAGCGAGCGGCAGGCAAAGACTGGAGCACAGGGGGAAAGGCTGAAGGAAGCCACTAAAATCAACCTGTCCCTCTCAGCTTTGGGCAACGttatctctgccctggtggatGGCAAAAGCACGCACATTCCCTACCGGGACTCCAAGCTGACCAGGCTGCTTCAGGACTCTTTAGGTGGCAATGCCAAAACTGTGATGGTGGCCAATATAGGCCCTGCCTCTTACAATGTAGAGGAGACCCTGACCACACTGAGATATGCCAACCGTGCCAAAAACATCAAGAACAAGCCACAGGTGAACGAGGATCCAAAGGAGGCTCTGCTGCGGGAATTCCAGGAAGAGATTGCTCGACTcaaggcacagctggaaaaacGGTCCATTGGCAagagaaagaggagggaaaggaggagggagggtggggaagaggaggaggacacTGAAGAGGGTGAGGATGAAGGAGATGACAAAGATGACTATTGGAGGGAGCAACAAGAAAAGCTGGAGATTGAGAAGAAAGCTATAGTCGAGGATCACAGCTTGGTAGCAGAAGAAAAGATGAggctgctgaaggagaaggagaagaaaatggagGACCTGAAGCGAGAGAAAGAAGCAACAGAGATGCTGAGTGCTAAAATCAAG acaaTGGAAAGCAAGCTGCTGGTGGGAGGGAAAAATATTGTGGATCACACAAATGAACAGCAGAAAATCCTGGAACAGAAACGACAGGAAATTGCAGAACAG AAACGTCGGGAGCGAGAAATCCAGCAGCAGATGGAGAGTCAGGATGAGGAGACACTCGAGCTGAAGGAGACCTACAGTTCTCTTCAGCAAGAGGTGGACATAAAGaccaaaaaactcaaaaag TTATTTTCCAAGCTGCAAGCTGTGAAGGCAGAGATCCATGATCTCCAAGAAGAGCACATCAAGGGGCGCCAGGAAATGGAACAGACCCAGAATGAACTCACCAGGGAACTAAAGCTAAA GCACCTGATTATTGAAAACTTTATTCCCTTGGAAGAAAAGAATAAGATCATGAACAGAGCATTCCTTGATGAAGAGGAAGACAACTGGAAACTACATCCCATAACCCGTCTGGA TAACCAGCAGATGATGAAAAGACCAGTATCTGCTGTGGGGTACAAGAGGCCCCTGAGCCAGCACGCCAGGACGTCCATGCTGAATCACACAGCTGCTCGGTACAGG GCAGAGAACATCGTGTTACTGGAACTGGATGCGCCCAGCCGGACAACGAGGAATTATGAAGGTCCAGCCATTGCTCCCAAGGTTCAGGCAGctctggaagcagctctgcaggatgaAGATGAGATTCAAGTGGATGCCTCAACCTTTGAGAgctcttcaaataaaaaatcaaaacccag ACCGAAAACTGGAAGGAAATCAGTGGGATCTGCATCAGGATCAGGCACCCCCACTTCTCAGCTCTACCCACAGTCACGAGGGCTGGTTCCAAAATAA
- the ASXL1 gene encoding polycomb group protein ASXL1, producing MKEMKQRRKKERTWAEAARLVLENYSDAPMTPKQILQVIEAEGLKEMSGTSPLACLNAMLHSNSRGGDGLFYKLPGRISLFTLKKDALQWSRNLSVPEGEELEDTADAESCGSNEASTVSGDNDVSLDETSSNASCSTESQSKGPATRESYRTASQTAKQKKKTGVMLPRVVLTPLKVNGAHMESASGFTGRHADGESSSTSSSSSSSLALCKTSLRSRTEINRDPPQLLRGIRKPTAGQMKRNRGEDIDFETPGSILVNTNLRALINSRTFNALPSHFQQQLLYLLPEVDRQVGADGLMRLSGSALNNEFFTHAAQSWRERLADGEFTHEMQVRIRQEMEKEKRVEQWKEKFFEDYYGQKLGLTQEESQAQNSVQEDAENRTELSVKGEARLPRGPATRQRDGRFRKRSRADLRCRARRSLYRLREPEHTETPKEPAPVGPDPSLHKEPKPETDLKKDDLTSSSAAGLKAESTELHLSPETSKSNSKSEDPSSAATSRIPSLPQENSAQESKEQKRKSFEEAASASFPEKKPRLEDRQSFRNTIESVHPEKPQPTKEEPKVPPIRIQLSRIKPPWVVKGQPTYQICPRIIPSTEPSGRGRPGARTLADIKARALQARAQREAAAAAIGGGGGPGGGRGSEEGGGGGESSGRSQHRRSKRAHGKRASDLQRAQLQLSVHLSGGKADSKGAAQEASVNSCLSAAQDRSSSKSERSSVPGCATGSGDTQPGDGSPRTPFCGSLTVSSLDSAAPERQEESPEQLLHDPRTELPSCAASQESTKLGCVVPVVTSGSCSGGQGAGVSATGHRAVVELGDVGAPTVQLDYPSDVKQNSSSCPFPPELSSGVSERHDPEKVSGFRYNNSQTFLEKGVADNTSKTVTVGVKKAVPAVCDTAQLQAGKGTDGKLSNEEQKAEALLQPSVHGDFISQNRIDTSEKLLQPRERCPRTEPENAHQPLGDTQELKRSGDEEIQSTHSETTDTASDWEGDMADENVEVEMCFRSVSCREVAGKGSSCHSSSEKRNGIRSKLSVETESPACSGDLVAPPPQRWGPQKTEHPASSARPTSSIETNNPLVMQLLKGKLPLEEVLPVSHVNIKLEIAQPVLQKQSEGLSLQLDRGNGHYFGKESSPDVGIKTSAQSRSDDVRSVRSSKDPQEKTCGSGAAIPGVEDQAVPEKHSKAGSTLSCQDQLANVASASLKSEDGDPRERTFSSCSFEEQKELPKVHRMPQHNPLASVTAGKSPEKLNASTEPQFLSPGVTSLGPNQTGGALVNKNYSGVQGKKLFGSGFSSSPSVRLHHSRALEHSSAMETLSPGKQIPLDKGCALGEGIPAAREEWTSKQHSSTPGGIRSEKVLVCGSPAKSNAENRGDVAQPPTDLAGHTQREPLVMDWPFFKFSRDPGKGQCHPLEPSSIPSQLNIKQAFYGKLSKLQLNSTSFNYSSNTPAFPRGLAGSVVQLTHKANFAASRNTALAVQMFADSSSVDEISFQCSCSLKAMIMCKGCGAFCHDDCIGPSKLCVLCLVVR from the exons atgaaggagatgaagcagaggaggaagaaggagcgCACGTGGGCCGAGGCCGCCCGCCTG gTGCTGGAAAATTACTCAGATGCTCCTATGACCCCAAAACAGATTCTGCAGGTCATAGAGGCTGAAGGTCTAAAGGAAATGAG tgGCACATCTCCCCTGGCCTGCCTCAATGCCATGCTCCACTCCAATTCCAGGGGAGGCGATGGGCTCTTCTACAAACTGCCTGGACGCATCAGCCTTTTCACACTCAAG AAAGATGCCTTGCAGTGGTCCCGGAACCTGTCAGTGCCAGaaggggaggagctggaggacaCAGCAGATGCAGAAAGCTGTGGGTCCAATGAAGCCAGCACTGTGAGTGGTGACAATGATG TGTCTCTTGATGAAACTTCTTCTAACGCCTCGTGTTCCACCGAATCTCAGAGCAAGGGACCTGCTACCAGGGAGAGCTACAGAACTGCTTCCCAG ACAgccaaacagaagaaaaagacgGGTGTGATGCTACCACGGGTGGTGTTAACCCCACTGAAAGTAAATGGGGCACACATGGAGTCTGCCTCAG GCTTCACAGGAAGGCACGCTgatggggagagcagcagcacatccagcagcagcagcagctccttggcccTGTGCAAAACCAGCCTGCGCAGTAGGACAGAGATCAACAGGGATCctccacagctgctcaggggcATCCGAAAGCCCACAGCTG GGCAAATGAAACGGAACAGGGGTGAGGATATTGACTTTGAAACCCCAGGCTCCATCCTTGTCAACACAAACCTGCGAGCGCTGATCAACTCCAGGACCTTTAACGCGCTTCCATcacacttccagcagcagctgctttacCTCCTGCCTGAAGTCGATAGACAG GTGGGGGCTGACGGGCTGATGCGCCTCAGTGGCAGCGCTCTGAACAACGAGTTCTTCACCCAcgctgcacagagctggagggagcGGCTCGCTGATG GTGAATTCACCCATGAGATGCAAGTTCGAATCCggcaggagatggagaaggaaaagagagtgGAGCAATGGAAAGAGAAGTTCTTCGAGGACTACTATGGGCAAAA GTTGGGCCTGACCCAGGAAGAATCCCAGGCACAGAATTCAGTGCAGGAGGATGCTGAGAACAGGACAGAGCTGTCTGTGAAAGGAGAAGCGAGGCTGCCGCGCGGGCCGGCCACGCGCCAGAGGGACGGGCGCTTCCGGAAACGCTCCCGGGCCGACCTGCGCTGCCGGGCCAGGAGGAGCCTGTACAGACTGAGGGAGCCTGAGCACACGGAGACTCCCAAAGAGCCTGCTCCCGTGGGGCCAGATCCCTCACTTCATAAAGAGCCAAAGCCTGAGACAGACCTGAAGAAAGATGATCTGaccagctcctcagctgcaggatTGAAGGCAGAGAGTACCGAACTGCACCTCTCTCCAGAGACTTCCAAATCAAACAGCAAATCTGAAGATCCATCATCGGCAGCTACCAGCAGAATTCCCAGTTTGCCCCAGGAGAACTCTGCTCAGGAGTCCAAGGAGCAGAAGAGGAAAAGCTTTGAGGAGGCTGCCTCTGCGTCCTTCCCCGAAAAGAAGCCCCGGCTTGAAGATCGTCAGTCCTTTCGTAACACAATTGAAAGTGTTCACCCAGAAAAGCCACAGCCTACTAAAGAGGAGCCCAAAGTCCCACCCATCCGG atTCAACTTTCACGTATTAAACCACCCTGGGTGGTTAAAGGTCAGCCCACTTACCAGATCTGCCCCCGGATCATCCCCAGCACGGAGCCCTccggccggggccgccccggggcCCGCACCCTCGCAGACATTAAGGCCCGTGCTCTGCAAGCCCGAGCCCAGCGCgaggccgccgccgccgccatcggAGGAGGGGGTGGCCCTGGTGGGGGGAGAGGCTCCGAGGAAGGAGGCGGTGGAGGAGAATCCAGCGGCcgctcccagcacaggagatCCAAGAGAGCTCATGGAAAACGTGCGTCAGATCTACAGCGAGCACAACTACAGCTGTCTGTTCATCTGAGCGGAGGGAAGGCTGACTCCAAAGGGGCTGCTCAGGAAGCCAGCGTGAATTCCTGCCTCTCTGCCGCACAAGATCGCTCTTCCTCAAAAAGCGAAAGGAGCAGCGttccaggctgtgccacagggTCAGGGGACACTCAGCCTGGTGATGGGTCACCCAGGACACCGTTCTGTGGTTCTCTGACTGTGTCATCCTTGGACAGTGCAGCTCctgagaggcaggaggagagtcctgagcagctcctccatgACCCAAGGACCGAGCTCCCATCTTGTGCTGCATCACAGGAGAGCACAAAGCTGGGATGTGTGGTTCCTGTGGTGACCAGTGGGTCGTGTTCTGgggggcagggagctggggtcAGTGCCACgggacacagggctgtggtggAACTTGGAGATGTTGGTGCTCCCACCGTACAGCTGGATTATCCTTCTGATGTAAAGCAAAATTCCTCCAGTTGTCCTTTTCCGCCAGAATTGTCATCGGGTGTCTCAGAACGCCATGATCCAGAGAAGGTGTCTGGTTTTAGATATAACAACTCCCAAACATTTCTGGAAAAAGGTGTTGCTGATAATACCTCCAAAACAGTGACTGTTGGAGTGAAGAAAGCGGTCCCTGCAGTGTGTGacactgcacagctgcaggcagggaaaggcacTGATGGCAAACTGAGTAATGAGGAACAAAAGGCAGAGGCTCTACTGCAGCCCTCTGTGCATGGTGACTTTATTTCTCAGAATAGGATAGATACCTCTGAAAAACTCCTGCAGCCAAGGGAGAGGTGCCCCAGAACCGAACCAGAAAACGCACATCAGCCCCTGGGAGACACTCAGGAGTTGAAGAGAAGTGGAGATGAAGAAATCCAGAGTACACACAGTGAAACAACAGACACTGCTTCTGACTGGGAAGGGGACATGGCTGATGAGAATGTGGAGGTGGAGATGTGTTTCAGAAGTGTCAGCTGTAGGGAGGTGGCTGGGAAAGGCTCttcctgtcacagcagcagtgagaagCGCAATGGTATTAGGTCAAAATTGTCTGTGGAGACAGAGAGTCCAGCCTGTTCTGGGGACTTGGTGGCACCCCCACCTCAGAGGTGGGGACCCCAGAAAACCGAGCatccagccagctctgctcggCCCACATCCTCCATCGAGACCAACAACCCTTTGGTGATGCAGCTGCTGAAGGGGAAGCTTCCACTGGAAGAAGTTCTGCCAGTGTCTCACGTCAACATCAAGCTGGAAATtgcacagccagtgctgcagaAGCAGTCAGAAggcctctccctgcagctggacagaggCAATGGTCACTATTTTGGCAAAGAATCTTCTCCAGATGTAGGAATAAAAACGAGTGCCCAAAGCAGGAGCGATGATGTTCGCTCAGTGAGATCTTCCAAAGATCCCCAGGAAAAAACCTGTGGATCAGGAGCAGCAATACCTGGTGTAGAGGATCAGGCTGTCCCAGAAAAACATTCCAAAGCTGGTTCAACTTTAAGCTGCCAAGACCAACTGGCAAACGTGGCAAGTGCCTCTCTGAAGTCTGAAGATGGGGACCCTCgggaaagaacattttcttcctgtagCTTTGAGGAGCAGAAGGAGTTGCCCAAGGTCCACCGGATGCCACAGCACAATCCATTAGCAAGTGTCACAGCAGGTAAaagcccagagaagctgaatgCTTCTACAGAGCCTCAGTTTTTATCTCCAGGTGTAACTTCTCTTGGACCAAATCAGACAGGAGGTGCATTGGTCAATAAAAATTACAGCGGGGTTCAAGGCAAAAAGCTCTTTGGTTCTGGTTTTTCTTCCAGCCCCAGCGTGAGGCTGCATCACTCCAGGGCTTTGGAACACAGTTCAGCCATGGAAACCTTGTCCCCTGGCAAACAGATTCCCTTGGACAAGGGCTGTGCACTGGGAGAAGGAatcccagctgccagggaggaaTGGACttcaaagcagcacagcagcaccccgGGAGGGATCAGAAGTGAGAAGGTGCTGGTGTGTGGCAGCCCAGCCAAGAGCAATGCAGAGAACCGGGGGGATGTGGCCCAGCCGCCCACGGACCTGGCCgggcacacacagagagagcCACTCGTCATGGACTGGCCCTTCTTTAAGTTTTCAAGGGATCCAGGAAAAGGACAGTGTCACCCTTTGGAGCCTTCATCCATCCCCTCTCAGCTCAATATCAAGCAAGCTTTTTATGGGAAGCTTTCAAAGCTGCAGCTTAATTCCACCAGCTTTAATTATTCATCCAACACTCCGGCTTTCCCCCGAGGCCTTGCTGGGAGCGTGGTGCAGCTCACCCACAAAGCGAACTTTGCTGCGAGCCGGAACAcggccctggctgtgcagatgtttgctgacagcagcagtgttGATGAGATCTCGTTCCAGTGCTCGTGCAGCCTCAAAGCCATGATCATGTGCAAAGGCTGCGGCGCCTTCTGCCACGACGACTGTATAGGACCCTCTAAGCTCTGTGTATTGTGCCTTGTGGTGAGATAA
- the NOL4L gene encoding nucleolar protein 4-like isoform X2 — MNDSTWISADQHLNSSLSPSQDESMRSPQNLHGHEDDDSSSESCSGNGSSTLNPSTSSSTQGDSAFPEMNGNGTAAPMDFTASAEDQPINLCDKLTPAHITPSYQSDSCSADGLRSRVKYGVKTTAESPPYSSGSYDSIKTEVSGCPEDLTVGRAPTADEDDDDHDDHEDNDKINDSEGMDPERLKAFNMFVRLFVDENLDRMVPISKQPKEKIQAIIESCSRQFPEFQERARKRIRTYLKSCRRMKKNGMEMTRPTPPHLTSAMAENILAAACESETRKAAKRMRLEIYQTSQDEPIALDKQHSRDSTAITHSSYSLPASSYSQDPVYINGSLNYSYRGYGSLGGSLQPPASLQTGNHSNGPTDLSMKSGASSTAPSNSTSRGMQAAQLSPTEISAVRQLIAGYRESAAFLLRSADELENLILQQN, encoded by the exons ATGACTCCTCGTCAGAGAGCTGCAGCGGGAATGGCTCCTCCACCCTGAACCCCTCCACCTCCAGCAGCACGCAGGGCGACAGCGCCTTCCCCGAAATGAACGGCAATGGCACCGCAGCCCCCATGGACTTCACTGCCTCTGCTGAGGACCAGCCCATCAACCTCTGTGACAAGCTCACCCCTGCCCACATCACCCCCTCCTACCAGTCTGACAGCTGCAGTGCCGACGGGCTGCGCAGCAGGGTCAAGTACGGGGTGAAGACCACAGCAGAG TCCCCGCCGTACAGCTCTGGCAGCTATGACTCCATCAAGACAGAGGTGAGCGGCTGCCCCGAGGACCTGACTGTCGGCAGGGCCCCCACAGCTGATGAAGATGACGATGACCATGACGACCATGAAGACAATGATAAGATCAATGACTCAGAGGGGATGGACCCTGAGAGGCTAAAGGCCTTCAAT ATGTTTGTGCGCCTTTTTGTGGACGAGAACCTGGACAGGATGGTTCCCATCTCCAAGCAGCCCAAGGAGAAGATCCAGGCCATCATCGAGTCCTGCAGCCGGCAGTTCCCCGAGTTCCAGGAGCGGGCGCGCAAGCGCATCCGCACCTACCTCAAGTCCTGCCGCCGCATGAAGAAGAACGGGATGGAGATG ACCAGGCCCACGCCGCCCCACCTGACCTCAGCCATGGCAGAGAACATCCTGGCTGCCGCCTGCGAGAGCGAAACGCGGAAAGCAGCCAAGAGGATGCGGCTGGAGATCTACCAGACCTCGCAG GATGAACCAATCGCCCTAGACAAGCAGCACTCCAGAGACTCCACAGCCATCACCCACTCCTCCTACTCACTGCCAGCTTCATCTTACTCCCAAGACCCAGTCTACATCAATGGAAGCCTGAACTACAGCTACCGTGGCTACGGGTCCCTGGGGGGCAGCCTTCAGCCCCCCGCATCCCTCCAGACGGGCAACCACAGTAATG GTCCGACGGATCTCAGCATGAAAAGCGGggcctccagcacagccccgtcCAACAGCACCAGCCGGGGCATGCAGGCGGCGCAGCTCAGCCCCACGGAGATCAGCGCCGTGCGGCAGCTCATCGCCGGCTACCGGGAGTCGGCGGCGTTCCTGCTCCGCTCTGCAGACGAACTGGAAAACCTCATTTTACAGCAGAACTGA